The proteins below come from a single Vibrio cyclitrophicus genomic window:
- a CDS encoding LON peptidase substrate-binding domain-containing protein, producing the protein MPNSLNKTTQTKDELETPVKSSPELAVFPLPIFLLPGGRQRLRIFEPKYLAMVAQAAQGDGFILATQDNSNSEHHSYWGTKVSIVDFNMSDDQILEIDVEGQELVQLHSSFRSQDGLIKSRFSSMPHWPELEYKVPNVVTAFLVQLFRDHDSIRNLYPTPDFESSQWICARLLEIMPIPIEKKTKFTEPTSFPSLVPFLNQIITGQ; encoded by the coding sequence GTGCCGAACTCACTCAACAAGACCACACAGACAAAAGACGAATTAGAAACACCTGTAAAGTCTTCTCCAGAACTCGCCGTGTTTCCTCTCCCCATCTTTCTTTTGCCTGGAGGCCGACAAAGATTACGCATTTTTGAGCCTAAGTACCTTGCCATGGTCGCTCAAGCGGCACAGGGGGATGGTTTTATTCTCGCCACTCAAGACAATTCAAATTCAGAACACCATAGTTACTGGGGAACAAAAGTTTCTATTGTCGATTTCAATATGTCTGATGATCAAATTTTAGAAATCGATGTCGAGGGACAAGAGCTTGTCCAACTTCATTCGTCTTTTCGTTCTCAAGACGGTTTAATTAAGAGTAGATTTAGTTCAATGCCTCACTGGCCTGAGCTTGAGTACAAAGTCCCTAATGTGGTAACAGCGTTCTTGGTGCAACTGTTTCGCGACCACGACTCAATCAGAAACCTCTACCCGACCCCTGATTTTGAGAGCTCACAATGGATATGCGCTCGGTTGCTTGAGATAATGCCTATCCCTATAGAAAAGAAAACAAAATTCACTGAGCCAACCAGCTTTCCATCACTAGTTCCTTTTTTGAATCAAATCATTACGGGGCAATAA
- a CDS encoding tautomerase family protein, producing MIVIYGIKECLNPIKLQLSNVLQQCLNSEMGLPDDKRAHRFVPLERDDFFYPEGRTDAYTVIEINMMEGRAVNTKKRLIKKIFSEIEKQLSISPIDIEITIKEQPSHCWGFRGMTGDEAQDLKYKVKV from the coding sequence ATGATTGTTATTTATGGTATCAAAGAGTGCTTAAATCCAATTAAGTTGCAGCTATCTAACGTGTTGCAGCAATGCTTAAACAGTGAGATGGGGTTGCCCGATGACAAGCGAGCCCATCGGTTTGTGCCGTTGGAAAGGGATGACTTCTTTTACCCAGAGGGTAGAACCGACGCATACACGGTTATCGAAATCAACATGATGGAAGGTCGGGCGGTAAATACTAAAAAGCGTCTGATTAAGAAAATATTCTCCGAAATAGAAAAGCAACTCTCTATCTCTCCTATTGATATCGAAATCACCATTAAAGAGCAGCCATCGCACTGTTGGGGATTCCGAGGAATGACCGGTGATGAAGCTCAAGACCTTAAGTATAAAGTAAAAGTCTAG
- a CDS encoding DUF4344 domain-containing metallopeptidase, with product MTFIKLVQKRALTYSLAIGSVFATTYVSSETSRVNTLPDNLIVEYSTPKTEAEQQIKKEIQLSGVNDTVIDLSNQLFMFNNPLTIQYGNEDGPLYDPQTHQVLIPYSFYAESLTYFEKNQYEKEYGKTAQTGAIDTLLHTLLHEAGHAYIEDQKIAILGKEEDAVDNLATIMLLNYVEHGGDAAISAADMFAFESEDRPEYYDLGEYIDEHSFDLQRYFSTLCLVYGSDPEAYKNLLDDVENDYLKNRKEFCVEHFDVINANWHQYLKESSEG from the coding sequence ATGACATTCATTAAACTCGTGCAGAAACGAGCACTAACCTACAGCCTAGCCATTGGCTCTGTGTTCGCCACAACTTATGTGTCTAGTGAAACATCCCGTGTCAATACGCTACCTGATAACCTTATTGTTGAGTACTCGACACCTAAGACTGAGGCAGAACAACAGATCAAAAAAGAGATTCAACTTAGTGGCGTCAACGACACCGTGATTGACCTATCCAATCAGCTCTTCATGTTTAATAACCCATTAACCATTCAATATGGCAACGAAGACGGTCCACTCTACGATCCACAAACGCATCAAGTGCTCATCCCTTATAGCTTTTATGCTGAATCGTTAACTTACTTTGAAAAGAATCAGTACGAAAAAGAGTACGGGAAAACGGCACAAACTGGAGCTATCGATACCTTACTTCACACCCTACTGCACGAAGCTGGGCATGCTTACATAGAAGATCAAAAAATTGCTATTTTGGGGAAGGAAGAGGACGCCGTTGATAACCTCGCTACCATCATGTTGCTCAACTATGTAGAACACGGCGGAGATGCCGCAATTAGTGCCGCTGACATGTTTGCTTTCGAGTCAGAAGACCGTCCTGAATATTACGATTTAGGTGAATACATTGATGAACACAGCTTTGATCTCCAACGTTACTTCTCTACTCTGTGTTTAGTATATGGAAGCGACCCTGAAGCTTATAAAAACTTACTCGATGACGTGGAAAATGACTACCTAAAAAATAGAAAAGAGTTCTGCGTGGAGCACTTCGATGTGATTAACGCGAATTGGCATCAATATTTGAAAGAGAGTAGTGAGGGTTAG
- a CDS encoding YibL family ribosome-associated protein, protein MSVKNELQQINNRLDKCRNKLAAAKTRNDRPVVRQFEDEIKKLTKKIAQLKHKESFDVNQERKSLIDMPFSREITKAEQADMGKLKKSVKGLVIVHPMTKIGKELRIEVMTGYAPKKF, encoded by the coding sequence ATGAGTGTTAAAAACGAACTTCAACAAATTAACAACCGTCTAGACAAGTGTCGCAACAAGTTAGCGGCTGCTAAAACTCGTAATGATCGTCCTGTTGTTCGTCAATTTGAAGATGAGATTAAGAAGCTAACTAAGAAAATTGCCCAGCTTAAACACAAAGAAAGCTTCGATGTGAATCAAGAGCGTAAGTCGCTGATTGATATGCCATTTAGCCGTGAAATTACAAAAGCTGAGCAAGCGGATATGGGCAAATTGAAAAAGTCTGTAAAAGGATTAGTGATTGTTCACCCAATGACGAAGATTGGTAAAGAGCTTCGCATTGAGGTTATGACAGGGTATGCCCCGAAAAAATTCTAA
- the gltS gene encoding sodium/glutamate symporter, producing MNQLISIGPLESFLIAISVLFLGHFVNAKLPVLKKYNIPEPIVGGLIVAFAITALHFNGVDLEFSLPLQNTFMLMFFATVGLAANYTQLMKGGAKVFLFLGVASIYIIIQNGVGVTLATALGLEPLMGLIAGSITLSGGHGTGAAWSQTFSDTFGIANTLEIAMASATFGLIIGGIIGSPVAQKLIDKNQLESEYGTGTQTHERFPELVTYNEYEEDKVTAKKVIEVLFILLICITGAKYLEQWVATFEISWLMIPDFVYALFIGVFITNVFEVTKLHKTDSETVDILGTVSLSLFLAMALMSLKLWNIFDLAIPFLVILAVQAVVLGIFSYFVTFKVMGSNYDAAVMAGGHCGFGLGATPTAVMNMGSLVNRFGPSPQAFMVVPIVGAFFIDIVNLIILQGYISFIG from the coding sequence ATGAATCAATTAATTTCAATAGGGCCACTAGAATCTTTCCTAATCGCAATTAGCGTTTTGTTTCTAGGTCATTTTGTAAATGCAAAGCTACCGGTTCTCAAAAAGTACAATATCCCTGAGCCCATCGTCGGCGGTTTGATCGTCGCTTTTGCTATTACTGCCCTACACTTCAACGGCGTTGACCTAGAGTTCTCTTTGCCATTGCAGAACACCTTCATGTTGATGTTCTTTGCGACTGTTGGCCTTGCTGCTAACTACACCCAGTTGATGAAAGGTGGTGCAAAGGTGTTTCTGTTCTTAGGGGTCGCTTCGATTTACATCATTATCCAAAATGGTGTAGGTGTGACATTAGCCACAGCCCTTGGTCTTGAACCTTTGATGGGCTTGATTGCAGGCTCTATTACGCTATCTGGCGGTCATGGTACCGGTGCAGCTTGGTCACAGACGTTTTCAGACACATTCGGTATTGCCAATACTCTAGAAATTGCGATGGCTTCAGCCACCTTTGGTTTGATTATTGGCGGCATCATCGGTAGCCCTGTGGCCCAAAAGTTGATTGATAAGAACCAACTTGAATCTGAATACGGTACTGGCACGCAAACGCACGAACGCTTCCCTGAACTCGTTACTTACAATGAGTACGAAGAAGACAAAGTGACCGCGAAGAAGGTGATCGAAGTATTGTTCATTCTTCTTATCTGTATCACGGGCGCGAAATACCTAGAGCAGTGGGTAGCGACCTTTGAAATTTCTTGGTTGATGATCCCTGACTTCGTTTATGCGTTGTTTATTGGTGTATTCATTACAAATGTTTTTGAAGTCACTAAGCTGCATAAAACCGATAGCGAAACGGTCGATATTCTGGGCACGGTGTCATTATCACTGTTCTTAGCTATGGCGCTAATGAGCCTTAAGCTTTGGAACATCTTTGACCTTGCGATTCCGTTCTTGGTTATCCTTGCGGTTCAGGCTGTGGTGTTGGGTATCTTCTCTTACTTTGTGACGTTCAAAGTAATGGGTTCTAACTACGACGCAGCGGTTATGGCGGGTGGTCACTGTGGTTTTGGCCTAGGTGCAACACCAACAGCGGTAATGAACATGGGTTCTTTGGTGAACCGATTCGGTCCGTCGCCACAAGCCTTCATGGTTGTGCCAATCGTTGGTGCCTTCTTTATCGATATCGTTAACCTGATCATCCTTCAAGGTTACATCTCGTTTATCGGTTAA
- the norW gene encoding NADH:flavorubredoxin reductase NorW, protein MDNIVLVGAGFAALQTIKMIRKTDPNIAITIVTADAGIEYSKPNLSHVFSQAQTPQQLAINTAQQLAELHNVVIKTNVWVNEINTEQQFIVAGDDIIPYSKLVLATGAAPFIPAAEGLSAQATITLNSLEEFEKHKAQIDAAQRITVIGGGLIGVELAFDLQTAGKSVTVIEPASYLLGSLVPPFISLELERELRKAGVTVETDAMVSHATYLADGVRLQTTSSRLIKTDVVIAAAGLMPNTALAQQTGMAVNRGIIVDEAMRTNIKNVYAIGDCAEIQGRVMAYLQPAILAANVLAKQLTTGEGKLSLPHIMTKVKTPSYPIQLAGRDIQTAQSWETRFDPKGIVAKGFNEANQLVGFIVTGEHTKAAFPLLKELQTSSPT, encoded by the coding sequence ATGGACAACATTGTTCTTGTGGGCGCTGGTTTCGCTGCTTTACAAACCATAAAGATGATCCGTAAAACTGACCCAAATATCGCTATTACAATAGTCACTGCTGATGCGGGTATTGAATACAGTAAGCCGAATCTTTCGCATGTATTCAGTCAAGCTCAAACACCTCAGCAACTTGCGATCAATACTGCTCAACAATTAGCTGAGCTGCATAACGTTGTCATTAAAACCAACGTTTGGGTAAACGAGATTAACACCGAGCAACAGTTTATTGTCGCTGGCGATGATATCATCCCATACTCAAAACTAGTGCTGGCAACCGGGGCAGCGCCTTTCATACCTGCTGCTGAGGGGTTGAGTGCTCAGGCAACGATTACTCTCAATAGCTTGGAAGAGTTCGAAAAACACAAAGCTCAGATCGACGCTGCGCAACGAATCACCGTTATCGGTGGCGGGCTCATTGGCGTCGAGTTAGCTTTCGACCTTCAAACTGCGGGGAAAAGTGTCACGGTCATTGAACCAGCAAGTTATCTATTAGGTAGTTTGGTACCACCTTTTATCTCCCTAGAACTGGAACGAGAGCTTCGTAAAGCCGGTGTGACAGTTGAGACGGATGCAATGGTAAGCCATGCCACCTATCTCGCTGACGGAGTAAGGTTACAAACGACCTCTTCTCGATTAATCAAAACCGATGTGGTCATCGCTGCAGCTGGGTTAATGCCAAATACAGCACTCGCGCAACAGACAGGAATGGCAGTGAACAGAGGTATCATCGTTGATGAAGCAATGAGAACTAACATCAAAAATGTCTATGCCATTGGGGATTGTGCTGAAATTCAAGGACGAGTAATGGCTTACCTGCAACCCGCGATATTAGCGGCCAACGTATTGGCGAAACAACTCACTACGGGTGAAGGAAAGCTAAGCTTGCCGCATATTATGACTAAAGTGAAAACGCCTAGTTATCCGATTCAGCTGGCAGGCCGTGATATTCAAACTGCTCAGAGTTGGGAGACTCGGTTTGATCCAAAAGGGATTGTCGCCAAAGGTTTTAATGAGGCAAACCAACTCGTCGGATTCATTGTCACAGGGGAACACACTAAAGCAGCATTTCCTCTGCTTAAAGAACTACAGACCAGTTCACCGACATAA
- the norV gene encoding anaerobic nitric oxide reductase flavorubredoxin, with protein MTIHVKSNVHWVGVHDWETEHFHGKEYHMNKGTSYNSYLIREEKTVLVDTVDHRFTEQFLANLEMEIDINEIDYIICQHAEEDHSGALSALLAKIPNTPVYCTEAGVNSIVGHHHQPDWNFRTVKTGDTLDVGNGKQLIFVEMKMLHWPDSMATYLTGDEILFSNDAFGQHYCDENLFNDQLDQVELHDQCLRYFSNILTPFAPLVKAKIEEVLSLGVPIDVIATSHGCIWRDNATQIVEQYYEWSKAYKEDRITIVYDTMSNNTRMMADAIAKGIRKGSPETAIKVFNISKHDKNDILANIFRSKGVLVGSSTMNNVMMPQIAALLEEVHGLRFAEKRAAAFGSSGWTGGAVKRIDARLREANFEVSAPQHIHWKPDTDALRQCIDYGMTLAEVWRVNPDEVSAPKQVSRNVTPLETAPSPTSTPVALDDTDELQLDQQQFDQQQLVEKQLEKQPEQVQGQPNHSADCTCWRCTVCEWVYDPQLGEPYQGVEPGTPWAQVPDDFLCPECHLGKEVFVEK; from the coding sequence ATGACTATTCACGTTAAATCAAATGTTCATTGGGTCGGCGTCCACGATTGGGAAACCGAGCACTTCCACGGTAAGGAATACCACATGAACAAAGGTACGAGCTATAACTCATACCTGATCCGTGAAGAGAAGACGGTGCTTGTCGATACTGTCGATCATCGCTTTACTGAACAATTCCTTGCAAACCTAGAGATGGAAATCGATATCAACGAGATCGACTACATCATTTGTCAGCATGCAGAAGAAGATCACTCAGGCGCCCTCTCTGCGCTACTGGCTAAAATTCCGAACACACCCGTCTACTGCACAGAAGCTGGTGTTAACTCTATTGTTGGCCATCACCACCAGCCTGACTGGAACTTCCGAACCGTTAAAACAGGCGACACGCTCGATGTCGGTAACGGTAAGCAACTCATCTTTGTTGAGATGAAAATGCTGCACTGGCCAGACTCAATGGCGACATACCTAACCGGTGATGAAATCCTGTTTAGTAACGATGCTTTCGGGCAACACTACTGCGACGAGAACCTATTCAATGACCAACTAGACCAAGTAGAGCTGCATGACCAATGTCTGCGTTACTTCTCAAACATCCTCACGCCTTTCGCGCCTTTGGTGAAAGCGAAGATAGAAGAAGTCTTGAGTTTAGGCGTGCCAATCGATGTTATTGCTACTTCTCATGGCTGTATTTGGCGTGACAACGCGACTCAAATCGTTGAGCAATATTACGAGTGGTCAAAAGCCTACAAAGAAGATCGTATCACCATTGTCTACGACACCATGTCCAATAACACTCGCATGATGGCAGATGCGATCGCAAAGGGTATTCGTAAAGGCAGCCCAGAAACAGCCATCAAAGTCTTCAATATCTCTAAGCACGATAAGAATGACATCCTTGCCAATATCTTCCGTTCAAAGGGCGTGCTTGTTGGATCATCGACCATGAACAATGTGATGATGCCGCAAATCGCCGCACTACTTGAAGAAGTACACGGCCTGCGCTTTGCAGAAAAAAGAGCCGCAGCATTTGGCTCTTCAGGGTGGACTGGCGGCGCAGTAAAACGCATCGATGCTCGCTTACGTGAAGCCAACTTCGAAGTGAGCGCACCTCAGCATATCCACTGGAAACCAGATACAGACGCACTTCGTCAATGTATTGATTATGGTATGACACTGGCCGAGGTTTGGCGTGTGAATCCAGACGAAGTCAGCGCACCAAAGCAAGTATCACGTAATGTGACACCGCTTGAAACCGCGCCTTCGCCAACGAGCACTCCAGTCGCACTCGATGACACAGACGAGCTGCAACTCGATCAGCAGCAATTCGATCAGCAACAACTCGTCGAAAAACAACTTGAGAAACAGCCCGAGCAAGTTCAAGGCCAGCCAAACCACAGCGCAGATTGCACTTGCTGGCGCTGCACTGTCTGTGAATGGGTGTACGACCCACAATTGGGCGAACCCTACCAAGGCGTTGAACCAGGAACACCTTGGGCACAAGTGCCGGATGACTTCCTTTGCCCAGAATGCCATTTAGGCAAAGAAGTGTTTGTGGAGAAGTAA
- a CDS encoding nitroreductase family protein translates to MTHPIITDLNTRYTAKKYDADKRVSAEDMEVIKEALRLSASSINSQPWKFIIIESDEAKQRFHNTFENMFQFNQPHAKEASHTILFAHDPKYTKEKFAKRADTEVSSGHLPAEMYEQFLGAYAFAEMNTDEEGFNGNWTKSQVYIALGNTLHTLARLGIASTPMEGVDAKMISEEFADELDGHVVDVALAIGYHKDGEDYNYGKPKARLAVDQVVTTL, encoded by the coding sequence ATGACTCATCCAATCATCACAGATTTGAACACTCGCTACACTGCTAAAAAATACGATGCCGACAAACGTGTATCAGCAGAAGATATGGAAGTAATCAAAGAAGCTCTTCGCTTGTCAGCTTCTTCTATAAACTCTCAGCCTTGGAAGTTCATCATCATTGAGAGTGACGAAGCAAAACAGCGCTTCCACAATACTTTCGAAAACATGTTCCAGTTTAACCAACCACATGCGAAAGAAGCGTCACACACGATCTTGTTTGCTCACGACCCTAAGTACACTAAAGAAAAATTCGCAAAACGTGCTGACACAGAAGTCAGTTCTGGTCACCTACCCGCTGAAATGTACGAGCAGTTCTTAGGTGCTTACGCATTCGCTGAAATGAACACAGACGAAGAAGGCTTTAACGGCAATTGGACTAAATCTCAAGTTTACATCGCACTTGGTAATACACTGCACACGCTAGCTCGTCTTGGCATCGCTTCAACACCGATGGAAGGTGTAGACGCAAAAATGATTAGTGAAGAATTTGCCGATGAGTTAGATGGTCATGTTGTTGATGTTGCATTGGCGATTGGTTACCACAAAGATGGCGAAGATTATAACTACGGTAAACCAAAAGCGCGTCTAGCGGTTGATCAAGTTGTAACAACTCTCTAG
- a CDS encoding glycerol kinase → MPEKISTSALAKHKGVEPKTLFSDLKSAGYIVRSQERWVLTERGESFGGEYVEHKKFGIFIVWPENLLIDLDSFSGKTLTATQLGNAFQLSAKKINLLLNELGWITKEEDGWHVTSTGLKAGGEQREDKATKNLFVVWHDSLVRNKRLKQSVVEFLGHDAESHSTDASFSSFRQKFEAKHRSLDGHYVRSKGELIIDNWLYMAGVVHAYERPLPIAKEAMSDFYLPTGKVYIQFWGTDYGSIDQDQRIATKKIYEEHGFGLIEICPEDIPNLDKVLPPLLREYGIKAY, encoded by the coding sequence ATGCCAGAAAAAATCTCCACATCAGCACTCGCCAAACACAAAGGGGTGGAACCTAAAACTCTCTTCAGTGATCTAAAAAGTGCTGGCTATATAGTGCGATCGCAAGAACGTTGGGTGCTCACTGAGCGCGGTGAAAGTTTTGGAGGGGAATATGTAGAGCACAAAAAATTTGGTATCTTTATTGTATGGCCGGAGAATCTGCTCATCGACTTAGATTCATTCTCTGGTAAAACGCTAACCGCGACTCAGTTGGGCAACGCTTTTCAACTCAGCGCGAAGAAAATTAACCTGCTACTCAATGAGCTTGGTTGGATAACCAAAGAAGAAGATGGCTGGCATGTGACTTCTACGGGTTTAAAAGCCGGTGGTGAACAGAGAGAAGATAAAGCAACAAAAAACTTGTTTGTGGTGTGGCACGACTCTTTGGTGCGTAATAAGCGCTTAAAGCAATCTGTTGTCGAATTTTTAGGTCACGACGCCGAAAGCCATTCTACTGACGCTTCGTTTTCTAGCTTTCGTCAGAAGTTCGAAGCAAAACACCGAAGCTTGGACGGACACTATGTTAGGTCGAAAGGCGAGCTGATCATAGATAACTGGCTCTATATGGCAGGAGTAGTCCACGCCTACGAACGTCCACTCCCAATCGCAAAAGAAGCCATGAGCGATTTCTACCTGCCAACTGGCAAGGTGTACATTCAGTTCTGGGGAACGGATTATGGGTCAATAGATCAAGACCAGCGCATTGCCACTAAGAAAATTTACGAGGAGCATGGTTTTGGTTTAATCGAAATCTGCCCAGAAGATATTCCCAATCTCGACAAGGTATTACCGCCATTATTGCGTGAATATGGAATAAAGGCGTATTAA